In Zea mays cultivar B73 chromosome 7, Zm-B73-REFERENCE-NAM-5.0, whole genome shotgun sequence, the following proteins share a genomic window:
- the LOC100276651 gene encoding LYR motif-containing protein At3g19508, with protein sequence MANAGLRAYREVLRLVRRLPAETQPYYAKYARQNFVNYRDLAADDDLGALLRRAYTHSTWVLSKYSIDAGKVAVRLKDLTDGHAVM encoded by the exons ATGGCCAACGCGGGGCTGCGTGCATACCGCGAGGTGCTGCGCCTGGTGCGGCGGCTGCCGGCGGAGACGCAGCCCTACTACGCCAAGTACGCCCGCCAGAACTTCGTCAACTATCGCGACCTCGCCGCCGACGACGATCTCGGCGCCCTCCTCCGCCGCGCCTACACCCACTCCACAtgggtcctctccaag TACTCGATCGACGCGGGGAAAGTGGCGGTGCGGCTCAAGGACTTGACAGACGGCCACGCTGTGATGTGA